The following are encoded together in the Microtus pennsylvanicus isolate mMicPen1 chromosome 8, mMicPen1.hap1, whole genome shotgun sequence genome:
- the Fgf23 gene encoding fibroblast growth factor 23, producing MLGTCLRLLVGALCGACSLGTVGAYPDTSPLLGSNWDSLTHLYTATARNSYHLQIHKDGRVDGTPHQTIYSALMIRSEDAGFVVITGAATRRFLCMDLRGNIFGSHHFSPENCRFRQWTLENGYDVYLSPQHHYLVSLSRAKRPFQPGTNPPPFSQFLARRNEVPLLRFHTARPRRHTRSAEDPPERDPLNVLKPRPRATPMPVSCSRELQSAEEGGPAASDPLGVLRRGRGNARGGVGGADRCRPFPRFA from the exons ATGCTGGGgacctgcctcagactcctggtgGGTGCTCTGTGTGGTGCCTGCAGCCTGGGCACTGTTGGAGCCTACCCTGACACCTCCCCTCTGCTTGGCTCCAATTGGGACAGCCTGACTCACCTGTACACGGCTACAGCCAGGAACAGCTATCACCTACAGATCCACAAGGATGGCCGTGTAGATGGCACACCCCACCAGACCATCTACA gtGCCCTGATGATCAGATCAGAGGACGCCGGCTTCGTGGTCATAACAGGAGCCGCGACTAGAAGGTTCCTTTGTATGGATCTCAGAGGCAACATTTTTGGATCA CATCACTTCAGCCCGGAGAACTGCAGGTTCCGCCAGTGGACTCTGGAGAATGGCTACGACGTCTACCTGTCGCCGCAGCATCACTACCTAGTAAGCCTGAGCCGCGCCAAGCGCCCCTTCCAGCCTGGCACCAACCCGCCGCCCTTCTCGCAGTTCCTGGCGCGCAGGAACGAGGTCCCCCTGCTGCGCTTCCACACCGCGCGACCACGCCGCCACACGCGCAGCGCCGAGGACCCTCCGGAGCGCGACCCGCTCAACGTGCTCAAGCCGCGGCCCCGTGCCACGCCGATGCCCGTATCCTGCTCGCGGGAGCTGCAGAGCGCCGAGGAAGGCGGGCCCGCGGCCAGTGACCCACTGGGCGTACTGCGCAGAGGCCGCGGGAATGCTCGCGGGGGTGTCGGAGGCGCTGACCGCTGCCGCCCATTTCCCAGGTTCGCTTAG
- the Tigar gene encoding fructose-2,6-bisphosphatase TIGAR: protein MPRFALTIIRHGETRLNKEKIIQGQGVDEPLSETGFKQAAAAGRFLNNVQFTHAFSSDLTRTKQTICGILEKSKFCKDMAVKYDSRLRERKYGVVEGKPLSEMRAMAKAAGEECPMFAPPGGETLEQVKIRAKDFFNFLCQYVLDGTGQRENFFPRAPGSCLESSLAEVFPVGKRDSLELHPDGGAPGLAASILVVSHGAYMRSLFGYLISDLKCSLPATLGKVELSSVTPNTGMSVFLIDCEEGREPAIQCVCMNLQEHLNGKC, encoded by the exons GACAAGGAGTAGATGAGCCcctttctgagactgggtttaAGCAAGCAGCTGCTGCTGGTCGGTTTCTGAACAATGTGCAGTTTACACACGCTTTCTCCAGTGACCTCACGAGGACTAAGCAG acCATATGTGGCATTTTGGAGAAAAGCAAATTTTGCAAAGACATGGCGGTGAAGTATGACTCCAGACTTCGGGAAAGG AAGTATGGGGTCGTAGAAGGCAAGCCACTGAGCGAGATGAGAGCCATGGCCAAAGCCGCTGGGGAAGAGTGTCCCATGTTCGCTCCGCCCGGAGGAGAGACACTGGAGCAG GTGAAAATACGTGCAAAGGATTTCTTCAATTTCCTTTGCCAGTACGTCTTGGACGGGACAGGTCAGAGAGAAAACTTCTTCCCCAGAGCTCCAGGCAGCTGTCTGGAGAGCAGTTTGGCGGAGGTGTTCCCTGTAGGAAAACGGGACAGTTTAGAGTTGCATCCTGATGGTGGCGCCCCAGGCTTAGCGGCCAGCATCTTAGTTGTGAGCCATGGAGCTTACATGAGAAGCCTCTTTGGTTACCTCATCAGTGACCTCAAATGCTCATTGCCAGCAACACTAGGCAAAGTTGAACTTTCGTCGGTCACTCCCAACACTGGGATGAGTGTCTTTCTCATAGACTGCGAGGAAGGACGCGAACCAGCAATTCAGTGTGTCTGCATGAACCTCCAGGAGCATCTGAATGGAAAATGCTAA